GCCCTCCTTGCTGCCCTTCTCCTGCTGGCCCTCCAGGCCCAGGCTGAGCCTCTCAGAGCAAGAGTTGAGGAGGCCCCAGACCAGAAGCAGCCAGGACAAGAGGACCAGGTGGTAACCATCTCCTTTACAGGGGATGAAAATTCTGCTCAGGATGCAGGTGAGAGCTGCCTTCCTGTAGGACACACAGAGTGTGCAAAGGGAGGACGGCAGAGGGGCCCCAGACTCAGGCCAGCCACAGTCACTGAAGTGACTTCACC
This portion of the Urocitellus parryii isolate mUroPar1 chromosome 14, mUroPar1.hap1, whole genome shotgun sequence genome encodes:
- the LOC144250152 gene encoding neutrophil antibiotic peptide NP-1-like, which codes for MRTLALLAALLLLALQAQAEPLRARVEEAPDQKQPGQEDQVVTISFTGDENSAQDAGLRAGVVCACRRPRCNAGERTVGTCRLNGIFYRFCCR